TatgtccggtaacgcctttaaccctagtccggcgacggatacgggttaggggtgttgcaaTAACAATCAATATGTCATACCTTTGACAATACTTTATCATCAACCAACCCTACATTAGTCCTAACATATTATTGTTTTCTTGACCACGATAATACTTTACTAGAGACggtttaagaataatcatattagtctaatggttttattattatttactttagtttatatacaaaaataaaaaaaatgaacatAATAATGGAAAtgtcttttattaaaaaaatagaagCAGTATGTATTACAATAATCTTGTTATTGGTCTCCAGGCACACTCTTACAAGTATATTAGGATAATGTTATAAAGGTAGAATCCATTGGTGTTCTTGAAGGGGAAGATAGGTAAGGCTTAGGAGGAATTTGCAATACTTCTACGCTTCCTTCCAACATCTCTATCACCTTACTCATTGAAGGCCTGTCTAGTGGATTTGTTTGTATGCACCACAATCCCACCAATATCATCTTCTTCGTAATCTCAGTTTCTTCTATAGTCTTAAGGCCTAATAATTGAGGTTCCATATTGCCTTGTACAACATACCCATAGATCCAATGAGGATAATATATCTCGCTAGtttgacttaccccaacatttaTGTTTTTTCTTCCTCCAACCATCTCTAGAATCACCATTCCATAACTATAAACGTCAGATTTATGCGAAACACCTCCAACGTTTCTGCAAAATACTTCTGGAGCTATGTAACCAATTGTCCCTCTAGCTTCCAACATTGATACAATACTCTCTTTCATGGTACATAGTTTTGCAAGCCCAAAATCAGCgatttttgggaaaaatttaTCATCTAGAAGAACATTATGAGGCTTTATGTCGAAATGCAAAATTCGAGTGTTGCAACCACAGTGCAAGTATTCAAGTCCTCGAGCTATCCCAATTGCAATTTCGAACAATTTTTCCAATGACAAGTGCTGACAGTCCTTCATGGTAGCTTCTTTGTAAATGAATCTTTCTAAAGATCCATTGGGCATGAACTCATAAATTAGAGCTCTTTTCTGACCCTCTAAACAAAATCCTAAGAGAGTAACAATGTTAACATGGGAAGTTCGACTAATACTTGCAACCTCATTGATAAATTCTTGACCATTTCCTTTGGTTGTATTGAGCACTTTCACAGCAACAAGATGGCCATCTAGTAGCTTTCCTTTGTACACACTTCCATAACCCCCTTTACCTAGTTTTTCTTTAAATGAATTTGTCATTTTCTTGACGTCTAAGTAACTGTATCTTTTGGGACATAAGGTTCCATTATTTCTTATGACAGCCTCTATATTTGTGTCATTTTTTGTGGACTTCCAATGAAAACTTGTTATTCTAATGCATGGCATCGTTCTTTTGAAATAAAGTGTGATGATGATCCAAGTGATCAACAGGCTACTTGCTCCTCCGCCAAAACCTGTCATATCATAATCATgtgaaaaaatattatttttaaatattatttataaaatatgtaaaataattgatataaaaatttaatgaatTTGGGGAAAAAACTGTGATatcttaaattgaaaaaaaagtattttgatatgttatataataaggataaatctcaaaattatacattaattttgatttaatgtgtaatatcatacataaattttgatttggtgtAATTATATAATTGTAATTAAATTTTCACATAACACATTAACACTTAGAAGATTATTTTATGTGACACTATTTTGGTTAACATtactaaactaaaaataaataagtaaaatttaatattttcacataaatttaaattaaatttctaCTTGTATAATGATAAAAAGCGTGCATTTTTGTTGTTGTGAGTGTTAAAGAAATGGAGGTGTGATTACAATAATTTTGTGAGTAATATTTAGGCAAATGATTTAGGCGATTAACGAAATGCCCTTTAGAAATTTGTTATCTCAACCTTGGCATGAAAGAAATTCAAAACTAATATAATAAAAACTATTAGTAAAATAGTATATAAATATTTGAAGGATTTACTATcagaaaaaaaatatttgaagTAGGTTGATTTAGTTGATTAAGTACTGGTGATAAGTACCAAAGTTAATGTCTCACTAATAGTTTCATTTGAAATACCAAAATATAAGGTCATAACTAAGGAGCACTCAGGGGCCTTGGCCCCATTAGCTAAATGGGAATTTTGCTTTCAGCCCTTGAAAAattaaaacattcaatttaacacctttttaactttttaatataaaaatgttaattatgttagcaaaattttataattttatttttctaaatagtTTTATTTTCCTTGCTCCTATTATATATATAAGTCTGTATGGATATAGACTAAGTTCATGTTTGAAGCATGATCATACATGGACAACCGCAAAAAACTTTTAATATCTTATTTGAACTTGAGTTGGATTTAATTTAGGAtctcttttttgttattttttatttctcaaaatatttATCGGAGTGAGTACAATAATTAATTTTCCACATTTTGTAGACCCATTAAAAGCATAAATACTGAACACAATTTTAAATACTTTTTTAGTATAAGTATTTTTacttatttagttattaaatttaTGAACTTCACCTCggtatttttaaaattcattttctaTTAGGtacatttatatattaaataaaataaattttatatgtcaTAATTTGTTTATTAGAAAGTCAAGATACAAGACAAGTCATAAATATGTAAatgtaaaaacatatttttaaaagaGTAAACTCTACGATAGTCAcccaattattaaaaatttattttagcatttaaaataaaaagtttgtAATTTATGTACTTAAGTTACATAGTTTGA
This portion of the Gossypium arboreum isolate Shixiya-1 unplaced genomic scaffold, ASM2569848v2 Contig00178, whole genome shotgun sequence genome encodes:
- the LOC108455334 gene encoding PR5-like receptor kinase, whose protein sequence is MPCIRITSFHWKSTKNDTNIEAVIRNNGTLCPKRYSYLDVKKMTNSFKEKLGKGGYGSVYKGKLLDGHLVAVKVLNTTKGNGQEFINEVASISRTSHVNIVTLLGFCLEGQKRALIYEFMPNGSLERFIYKEATMKDCQHLSLEKLFEIAIGIARGLEYLHCGCNTRILHFDIKPHNVLLDDKFFPKIADFGLAKLCTMKESIVSMLEARGTIGYIAPEVFCRNVGGVSHKSDVYSYGMVILEMVGGRKNINVGVSQTSEIYYPHWIYGYVVQGNMEPQLLGLKTIEETEITKKMILVGLWCIQTNPLDRPSMSKVIEMLEGSVEVLQIPPKPYLSSPSRTPMDSTFITLS